A region of Candidatus Roizmanbacteria bacterium DNA encodes the following proteins:
- the greA gene encoding transcription elongation factor GreA, producing MPKPTPILFTKEGYETLQKELTTLKSKRPEYVQELTKAAELGDRSENAAYKYAKQKLRQTDSRLRYLEKTLDRAKVVEATQHEYIEIGSSVIMHNGTKECAYRIVGGNESDPSKGLLSYQSPLGQALLRKKTGDKVSITTPVGTVIYTILKIS from the coding sequence ATGCCGAAACCGACGCCGATTCTTTTCACAAAGGAAGGATACGAAACACTGCAAAAGGAACTTACTACTCTCAAATCAAAGAGACCTGAATATGTGCAGGAACTTACAAAAGCTGCAGAGCTCGGAGACCGCAGCGAAAACGCAGCCTATAAATATGCCAAACAGAAACTAAGACAAACAGACAGCAGACTTCGTTATCTGGAAAAAACACTGGACCGGGCAAAAGTCGTCGAAGCGACTCAGCATGAATATATTGAAATCGGTTCATCAGTTATTATGCATAACGGTACAAAAGAGTGCGCATACCGTATTGTCGGAGGTAATGAATCGGATCCCTCAAAAGGGCTTCTTTCCTATCAGTCCCCTCTTGGACAAGCATTGCTGAGGAAAAAGACAGGGGATAAGGTTTCGATAACAACACCTGTGGGTACGGTGATCTATACAATCCTCAAAATCAGTTAG
- a CDS encoding metal ABC transporter ATP-binding protein codes for MSPILEVKNVTVRYPHASHNAIEDISFELKPESITALIGPNGSGKSTLLKAILGFVPFKGKIRLNDRDVREQLNRIGYVPQRFSFDTSFPITVHEFLHLSCAQKSFDDEISTLMEEVNMKGKDRKLLSALSGGQLQRILLVRSLLQNPQLLILDEPEAGVDVGGEQSFYTLLQKLVTEKHLTVLIATHELDIVHTFADNVLCINQKLVCTGTQNVLTQEMFQNLYGHHLKFYGHHHDKT; via the coding sequence ATGTCACCAATACTTGAAGTAAAAAATGTAACGGTCAGATATCCGCATGCATCTCACAACGCTATTGAGGATATTTCATTTGAACTGAAGCCAGAGTCCATCACGGCATTAATCGGTCCCAACGGCTCAGGGAAATCAACTCTTCTTAAGGCAATACTCGGTTTTGTACCCTTTAAAGGCAAGATTCGTCTAAACGATAGGGATGTCCGTGAACAACTGAACCGAATCGGATATGTTCCTCAGCGCTTCAGTTTTGATACTTCTTTTCCTATCACCGTGCATGAATTTTTGCATTTATCCTGCGCCCAGAAAAGTTTTGATGATGAGATCAGCACCCTCATGGAGGAAGTGAACATGAAAGGGAAAGATAGGAAACTTCTTTCTGCACTCTCCGGAGGCCAGCTTCAACGAATTCTTTTAGTACGATCTCTCCTTCAAAACCCTCAGCTTCTGATTCTAGATGAACCGGAAGCCGGAGTCGATGTCGGAGGAGAACAATCATTTTACACGCTCCTGCAGAAGCTTGTTACGGAAAAACATTTGACAGTCCTTATTGCAACGCACGAACTTGATATCGTTCATACATTTGCAGACAATGTTCTCTGCATCAATCAAAAACTTGTTTGTACCGGAACGCAAAATGTACTTACCCAGGAAATGTTTCAGAATTTGTACGGACATCATTTGAAGTTCTACGGTCACCATCACGACAAAACCTAA
- the topA gene encoding type I DNA topoisomerase, which translates to MALIVVESPTKARTFNRILKSKEWGSDYFVFATVGHFRDLPSKSMAVDLSHEFAPEYEIMEKKMNMVEKLKDLAKEHNEVILATDPDREGESISYHVAYILGFVNENWPDFDLKNRDSLKRIVFHEITPSALEEALKNPEHLREDLVKAQQARRILDRIVGYQLSPLLWKKMGKNWLSAGRVQTVALRLIVEREKEIEKFDKSPYFQLYGNFINSEPIKAKLIAKDGKEYEVKTKLDLFDGSYEFIKTTIDKTLSEEIEKDLNGDTFKITSIDEKIANRYPPPPFTTSLLQQEAFRKLGYPSKLTMRIAQSLYEKGLITYHRTDSFNLSSKYVFSAKDYIISAYGKKYALEKPRGYRTKSKNAQEAHEAIRPTKAERSPREIKNKKMSIQEKKLYELIYYRALATQMKEAEIKESTIKITSGKGYEFEATHQQVIFDGFLRVLSPAFVKNNTTELKKSDTENVTLEKLDIEEKETKPPYRYSEASLIKTLEEKGIGRPSTYASIISLIIDKHYVEKEHRYLKPTPLGGSISNYLSEAFPDIFGLTFTAHMEDDLDDIANGDKKLLDVLKHFYSPFETELNVRKKDTGTIDVAEDKLEEKCPKCGSDLVARYGKYGKFYACSGYPDCKYIKPNLRYVNGYNCPQCNGRLVIRYSRGGKRFYGCENYPTCKHVQWALKVDEKPAKASAEKKPDKTVKKTAKPKKSAVKSKTKKSVNKK; encoded by the coding sequence ATGGCCCTTATTGTTGTTGAGTCACCGACAAAAGCAAGAACCTTTAACAGAATTTTGAAATCGAAAGAATGGGGAAGCGATTACTTCGTATTCGCAACCGTCGGCCACTTCAGAGATCTTCCGTCAAAATCAATGGCTGTAGACCTCAGTCATGAATTCGCTCCTGAGTATGAAATCATGGAAAAAAAGATGAACATGGTCGAAAAGCTCAAGGATCTTGCAAAGGAACATAATGAAGTTATTCTGGCCACGGATCCGGACCGTGAAGGAGAATCCATCTCTTATCATGTCGCTTATATTTTGGGATTTGTAAATGAAAACTGGCCTGACTTTGATTTGAAAAACAGAGATTCTCTCAAACGTATAGTATTCCATGAGATTACACCGTCAGCTCTTGAAGAAGCTCTGAAAAACCCCGAGCATCTCCGCGAGGATCTGGTAAAAGCACAACAGGCTCGACGTATTCTTGATCGTATCGTAGGATACCAGTTGTCACCACTTCTTTGGAAAAAAATGGGGAAAAACTGGCTCTCAGCTGGCCGTGTACAGACTGTCGCTCTCAGACTGATAGTAGAACGCGAGAAAGAGATTGAAAAATTCGATAAATCACCCTACTTCCAGCTCTATGGGAACTTTATTAACTCCGAACCTATTAAAGCAAAACTTATTGCAAAAGACGGAAAAGAATATGAGGTAAAAACAAAACTGGATCTTTTTGACGGCTCATATGAATTTATAAAGACTACGATAGACAAGACATTATCTGAGGAAATTGAAAAAGATCTTAATGGGGATACATTCAAGATAACATCAATTGATGAAAAGATAGCAAACCGCTATCCGCCGCCCCCCTTTACAACATCACTTCTGCAGCAGGAAGCATTCCGAAAGCTCGGATATCCGTCAAAACTGACAATGCGGATCGCACAGTCATTGTATGAAAAAGGACTTATTACCTATCACCGTACCGATTCGTTTAATCTTTCTTCCAAATATGTTTTTTCGGCAAAAGATTACATCATATCTGCATACGGCAAAAAATATGCTTTAGAAAAGCCGAGAGGATACCGTACAAAATCTAAGAATGCGCAGGAAGCTCATGAAGCCATACGACCGACTAAAGCCGAACGGTCACCGCGTGAAATTAAGAATAAAAAGATGAGTATTCAGGAGAAGAAACTGTATGAGCTTATTTATTATCGTGCTCTTGCAACTCAGATGAAAGAAGCGGAAATCAAAGAAAGCACAATCAAAATCACAAGCGGTAAAGGATATGAATTTGAAGCAACTCATCAACAGGTCATATTTGACGGATTTTTAAGGGTTCTTTCACCGGCTTTCGTCAAGAACAACACGACCGAATTGAAAAAATCAGACACGGAAAACGTCACACTGGAAAAACTGGATATTGAAGAAAAAGAGACCAAACCGCCGTACAGATATAGTGAGGCATCTCTGATCAAAACGCTTGAAGAAAAAGGTATCGGCCGTCCTTCAACTTATGCCAGTATTATTTCGTTGATCATTGATAAACATTACGTCGAGAAAGAACACAGATATCTTAAGCCAACTCCGCTCGGCGGCAGTATTTCGAATTATCTTTCAGAAGCGTTTCCTGATATTTTTGGCCTGACATTTACCGCTCACATGGAAGATGATCTTGACGATATTGCAAACGGAGACAAAAAACTGCTGGATGTATTGAAGCATTTTTATTCTCCGTTTGAAACTGAACTTAATGTACGCAAGAAAGATACAGGGACCATTGATGTTGCAGAAGATAAACTTGAAGAAAAATGCCCGAAGTGCGGATCGGACCTTGTCGCCAGATACGGAAAATACGGTAAATTCTATGCCTGCAGCGGTTATCCTGACTGCAAATACATCAAACCCAATTTGAGATATGTAAACGGATATAACTGTCCTCAATGCAACGGCCGATTGGTGATACGATACAGTCGCGGAGGAAAGCGATTTTATGGTTGTGAGAATTATCCGACATGTAAACATGTGCAGTGGGCGCTGAAGGTTGATGAGAAACCCGCAAAAGCATCAGCGGAAAAAAAGCCGGACAAAACGGTGAAAAAAACCGCTAAACCAAAGAAATCAGCGGTAAAATCAAAAACAAAAAAATCTGTTAACAAAAAATAA
- a CDS encoding type II toxin-antitoxin system death-on-curing family toxin — MHYLDHDDFQIICKVLSDFFKKVKDPPPNYSHTYFEKLDSIISIPRRTFDKQDLYPTLFHKAACYLYFINKLHPFNNGNKRISIVATGVFLRYNNYELDVDEDTLYAFAKEVTQSHKQDEEFAKVVEFVKKYSRRTDGRRFPDLLSWLQYIFKNAKIPNFTPLKK, encoded by the coding sequence ATGCATTATCTTGATCATGATGATTTTCAGATAATCTGCAAGGTTCTATCGGATTTTTTCAAGAAGGTAAAAGATCCGCCCCCGAATTACAGTCATACGTATTTTGAGAAGCTGGACAGCATCATTTCAATACCCAGAAGGACCTTTGATAAACAAGACCTATACCCTACCCTTTTTCATAAAGCTGCCTGCTATCTGTATTTTATTAACAAGTTGCATCCCTTCAACAACGGAAATAAGCGCATATCAATTGTCGCAACCGGTGTATTCCTCCGCTACAACAACTATGAACTCGATGTTGATGAGGATACCCTGTACGCATTCGCAAAGGAAGTGACACAGTCGCATAAACAGGATGAAGAGTTTGCAAAGGTTGTAGAGTTCGTAAAAAAATACTCACGACGGACTGACGGACGAAGATTTCCCGATTTGTTGAGCTGGCTTCAGTATATATTCAAAAACGCGAAAATCCCGAACTTTACTCCGCTAAAGAAATAA
- a CDS encoding YraN family protein: protein MSYDNKKTGSYGESIAIAFLKSKGYAIYAKNSTSRWGEIDIIAEKNNVIHFVEVKTRKSTKQGLPVEAVTYHKITKLLRTVQFYIHSNALYNKKFQIDVIGIRLSEDNTMLEMKYYPNLSTDLFL from the coding sequence ATGTCCTACGATAATAAGAAGACCGGTTCATACGGAGAATCAATTGCCATAGCTTTCCTGAAATCAAAAGGATACGCTATTTATGCCAAGAACAGCACATCACGATGGGGAGAGATTGATATCATCGCTGAAAAGAATAACGTAATACATTTTGTCGAAGTAAAGACCAGGAAGTCTACAAAACAGGGGTTACCGGTCGAAGCAGTTACGTATCATAAAATAACAAAACTTCTTCGTACTGTACAGTTTTATATTCACTCCAACGCACTGTACAACAAGAAATTTCAGATAGATGTCATTGGTATACGACTTTCCGAAGATAATACTATGCTTGAAATGAAGTACTATCCGAACCTCTCCACTGACTTATTTCTTTAG
- a CDS encoding YdcF family protein — translation MKKFLIIFAVLAASAFVLYISLLIYIDSRAEHETKVKSDVIIVLGGTIKSDNSCYGPICNQKGFVKKPRYNPCVIARVDHAVELYKEGFAPKILMSGGNDEGTNINEAENMKKFAIAAGVPTEDILIENKSTSTYENFAFSKEILTDAKLDSVIIVTDPYHIARAKLVASKLHYDYSLSPAVESVCWDQDKNKPFTNRDSRREAFALILYKLLNQI, via the coding sequence ATGAAGAAATTTCTCATAATTTTTGCTGTCCTTGCTGCATCAGCTTTTGTTTTATATATCTCATTACTCATCTACATCGACAGTAGGGCAGAACATGAAACAAAAGTCAAATCCGATGTAATTATAGTGTTGGGCGGAACTATCAAATCTGATAATTCATGCTACGGACCTATCTGTAATCAAAAAGGATTTGTAAAGAAGCCCCGTTATAATCCGTGTGTTATTGCCCGTGTAGATCATGCAGTTGAACTTTATAAAGAAGGTTTTGCACCAAAAATTCTCATGTCGGGAGGGAATGATGAAGGTACAAACATAAACGAAGCTGAGAATATGAAAAAATTTGCCATTGCAGCTGGCGTACCTACTGAGGATATTCTTATTGAGAACAAATCAACATCGACCTATGAAAATTTTGCATTCTCAAAGGAAATACTTACAGATGCAAAATTAGATTCAGTCATTATAGTGACTGATCCGTATCATATTGCCCGAGCAAAACTGGTTGCTTCAAAACTGCATTACGACTACTCTTTGTCACCTGCTGTTGAAAGCGTCTGCTGGGACCAGGACAAAAATAAACCCTTCACTAATCGCGATTCGCGTCGGGAAGCTTTCGCCTTGATACTCTATAAACTTCTGAATCAGATATAA
- a CDS encoding CTP synthase yields the protein MQGLKYIFVSGGVISGIGKGVTTASIALLLKQAGYKVSPIKFENYLNLDAGTINPIEHGDPFLCEDGTEADMDMGTYEKFLGENMTKDNFVTMGKIYKTVIDRERRFEYNGEDVEAIPHITDEIIRRIHIVAEKNKSDIVIIELGGTAGEYQNIFYYEASRILTLRKPNDVIHVHVSYVPTPGHLGEPKTKPTQLSVRTLNSMGIQPDFIVARSTKKLDKRRKDRFALFCNMHPDEIISNPDLNNIYEIPLTLHEQNMDKKILEKLHLEVREPELADWTKLVEEINTKKEKTVEIAIVGKYFGTGDYQLKDSYAALFDAIDHAKWQVGVEVKTKWVNSEKLEFDGLSDEEAMEKIAEIVGTPDGLIVPIGWGERGAEGMIAAANYARVKKIPYLGLCYGMQLACVAFARHVIGIKDANTAENSPEGVNPVIHIIPSQKELMERRAYGGTMRLGAWEAKVQKDSRAYDFYKKYGGPISEDGITSERHRHRYEFNDDYTDQFEKNGMKISARSVVEQLAEIVELPEDSHPFYIGTQGHPEYKSRPLTPHPLFVAFIEAAKEHNK from the coding sequence ATGCAAGGTTTGAAATATATTTTCGTTTCCGGTGGTGTTATTTCAGGTATTGGAAAAGGCGTTACAACCGCTTCGATCGCTCTTCTTCTCAAACAGGCAGGATACAAAGTCTCTCCGATCAAATTTGAAAACTATCTGAATCTTGATGCCGGTACTATAAATCCTATTGAACACGGTGATCCGTTCCTTTGTGAAGACGGTACAGAAGCCGATATGGATATGGGTACGTATGAAAAATTTTTGGGTGAGAACATGACAAAGGACAACTTTGTCACAATGGGAAAGATCTACAAAACGGTTATCGACCGTGAACGCAGATTCGAATACAACGGAGAAGATGTCGAAGCTATTCCTCACATCACGGATGAAATTATCCGCCGCATTCATATTGTTGCTGAGAAAAACAAGTCAGATATTGTCATTATCGAACTCGGCGGCACGGCAGGAGAGTATCAGAACATTTTTTACTATGAAGCATCCCGCATCCTTACACTAAGAAAACCGAACGATGTCATTCACGTACACGTGAGCTATGTTCCGACACCGGGACACTTGGGAGAGCCGAAAACAAAGCCGACACAGCTTTCCGTACGCACACTCAATTCTATGGGCATTCAGCCGGACTTCATCGTCGCAAGATCTACAAAAAAACTTGATAAAAGACGAAAAGACCGTTTTGCATTGTTTTGCAATATGCATCCCGATGAGATCATTTCGAATCCTGATTTGAATAATATCTATGAAATTCCTCTAACACTGCATGAGCAAAACATGGATAAAAAAATACTTGAGAAGCTTCATCTTGAAGTAAGAGAGCCTGAACTGGCTGATTGGACAAAACTCGTTGAGGAAATTAATACAAAAAAAGAGAAGACGGTAGAAATAGCCATTGTCGGTAAGTACTTCGGAACGGGTGATTACCAGCTGAAAGACTCATACGCAGCTCTGTTTGATGCTATTGACCATGCGAAGTGGCAGGTAGGTGTAGAAGTAAAGACCAAGTGGGTGAACTCTGAAAAGCTTGAATTTGACGGATTGTCAGACGAGGAAGCAATGGAAAAAATTGCCGAAATTGTCGGAACACCGGACGGGCTGATTGTCCCGATCGGTTGGGGAGAGCGTGGAGCAGAAGGCATGATTGCAGCAGCAAACTACGCAAGAGTAAAAAAGATTCCATACTTGGGACTTTGCTATGGCATGCAGCTTGCTTGTGTGGCATTTGCGCGTCATGTGATCGGTATCAAAGATGCAAACACTGCTGAGAACTCTCCTGAAGGTGTAAATCCCGTCATCCATATCATCCCGTCACAGAAGGAGCTCATGGAACGAAGGGCATACGGCGGTACTATGAGACTTGGAGCATGGGAAGCAAAAGTACAAAAAGATTCACGCGCATATGATTTTTATAAGAAATACGGCGGACCCATCAGTGAAGACGGAATCACAAGTGAACGCCATCGTCATCGTTATGAGTTCAATGACGATTACACAGACCAGTTTGAAAAGAACGGTATGAAGATTTCAGCACGATCAGTTGTGGAGCAACTGGCCGAAATCGTCGAACTTCCGGAAGATTCGCATCCTTTCTATATCGGGACACAGGGACATCCTGAGTATAAAAGCCGCCCTCTTACCCCGCATCCGTTATTCGTTGCATTCATTGAAGCAGCAAAGGAACACAACAAGTAA
- the atpC gene encoding ATP synthase F1 subunit epsilon, with protein MIHLKVITPKKLAFEKDVTSITVPTVAGELTILPKHSDLLSLLKEGVVTIRTEKEEQYMSIGGGYMQTDGKSIQILVSRAFGQDEINEEMTQRAIESAQKVLEEVEDKAERTEALSTLRRSMVDMKLLSKMRRKAKA; from the coding sequence ATGATACATCTAAAAGTCATAACACCGAAAAAGCTGGCCTTTGAAAAGGATGTGACGTCAATCACAGTGCCGACAGTGGCCGGAGAGCTGACAATCCTTCCTAAGCACTCTGATCTTCTCTCTCTACTGAAGGAGGGAGTCGTTACGATTCGGACTGAGAAGGAAGAACAATACATGTCTATCGGAGGAGGATATATGCAAACTGACGGCAAATCTATCCAGATTTTAGTTTCCCGAGCATTCGGACAGGATGAAATCAATGAGGAAATGACCCAAAGAGCTATCGAAAGCGCACAGAAAGTCCTCGAAGAAGTAGAAGATAAAGCCGAACGAACGGAAGCTCTCAGCACATTGAGACGCTCAATGGTAGATATGAAACTCCTTTCAAAAATGAGAAGGAAGGCAAAAGCTTAA
- a CDS encoding zinc ABC transporter substrate-binding protein yields MKKILFLLFLGIILALVIVLGYNRQGKETDLDRQKVATTIFPLYDITKNIAGNNVEIVLLLPAGASPHSYEPSPETVKTLQGADTLFMIGHGIDNWSTSVAESAGVKNQVVVDEKIKLLPYTGANHSHDEKTGEEVAENNYSEQTDPHYWLSIENGKAIAAQIRDELSKLYPEHKESFEQNYNEYEAVLAALDQDNRSKLQAIENKRIATFHNAFGYLAEEYDIEVVTTFEEFPGEEPSPEYVQEFIDHIEEDDIRVVFAEPQFSTTSLEPIAADLEISISQLDPIGGVPDKDSFVSLMRYNVNQITQALQ; encoded by the coding sequence ATGAAAAAAATATTATTTCTTCTTTTTCTGGGTATCATTTTGGCATTAGTTATTGTTTTGGGATATAACAGACAGGGGAAGGAGACTGACTTAGACCGTCAAAAGGTTGCTACTACCATTTTTCCTTTATACGATATTACAAAGAACATTGCCGGAAACAATGTTGAAATAGTACTATTATTGCCGGCAGGTGCAAGCCCTCATTCATACGAACCTTCACCAGAAACAGTAAAAACCCTCCAAGGCGCTGATACTTTGTTTATGATTGGACACGGGATAGACAACTGGAGTACTTCCGTTGCAGAATCAGCTGGAGTTAAGAATCAGGTCGTGGTAGATGAAAAAATTAAATTATTACCATATACAGGAGCCAACCACTCACATGACGAGAAAACAGGAGAAGAAGTAGCAGAGAACAATTACTCAGAACAAACTGACCCGCATTACTGGCTCAGTATTGAGAACGGAAAAGCCATAGCCGCACAGATACGAGATGAACTTAGTAAGTTGTATCCTGAACACAAGGAATCCTTTGAACAAAATTACAATGAGTATGAAGCTGTATTGGCAGCACTTGATCAGGACAATCGGTCAAAGCTGCAAGCGATTGAGAACAAACGTATTGCAACATTTCACAATGCGTTCGGATACCTTGCTGAAGAGTATGATATTGAAGTTGTGACTACTTTTGAAGAATTTCCCGGGGAAGAGCCTTCGCCGGAATATGTGCAGGAATTTATCGATCATATCGAGGAGGATGATATTCGTGTAGTATTTGCTGAGCCTCAATTCTCAACAACTTCTCTGGAGCCGATTGCAGCTGATCTTGAAATTTCAATATCACAGCTTGATCCGATCGGAGGAGTTCCTGACAAAGATTCATTTGTTTCTCTTATGCGCTATAATGTTAATCAGATTACCCAAGCCCTACAATAA
- the rplS gene encoding 50S ribosomal protein L19, producing MANAIQYKDNSLSIGDTVAVDYKIKETDDKERIQQFSGIVIKIRGASEATRMITVRKISKSGIGVERIFPLSSPFIDDIKVEKKSEFKKARAYFIRDLSGKKMRQKLYRQK from the coding sequence ATGGCAAACGCAATACAATACAAAGACAATAGCCTCTCAATCGGAGACACTGTTGCTGTTGACTACAAAATCAAGGAAACAGACGATAAAGAACGTATTCAGCAGTTTTCCGGTATTGTCATCAAAATCCGCGGTGCATCTGAAGCAACACGCATGATCACGGTCCGCAAAATTTCAAAAAGCGGTATCGGTGTCGAGAGAATTTTTCCTTTGTCATCTCCTTTTATCGACGATATCAAAGTCGAGAAAAAGTCTGAATTCAAAAAAGCACGGGCATACTTCATCCGTGATCTTTCAGGCAAAAAGATGCGACAGAAACTCTACAGACAGAAATAA
- a CDS encoding DoxX family membrane protein, producing the protein MVVEEPPLSRFLFESTGSAPLWLALPILVGYEWLEAGFHKLEDPAWHNGEAILGFWTRAASIPAEGRPLVSFDWWRSFLQFMIDAEWHRWFGPLIMYSEVLVGIALIIGLFTGIAAFGGGFMNWSFMMSGSASSNPMLFAFSVLLVLAWRVAGWYGIDRFLLPILGTPWRPGRVFHAET; encoded by the coding sequence GTGGTCGTTGAGGAACCTCCCCTTTCACGCTTTCTCTTTGAAAGTACCGGTTCCGCCCCTCTTTGGCTCGCACTCCCCATTCTGGTGGGCTACGAATGGCTTGAAGCCGGTTTTCACAAGTTGGAAGACCCCGCCTGGCACAACGGTGAGGCGATCCTCGGTTTTTGGACACGTGCCGCGTCTATTCCGGCAGAAGGCCGTCCGCTCGTCTCGTTTGACTGGTGGCGGTCGTTCCTGCAGTTCATGATCGATGCTGAATGGCACAGGTGGTTCGGGCCGTTGATCATGTACTCGGAAGTATTGGTCGGCATTGCGTTGATCATCGGCCTTTTCACGGGCATTGCCGCTTTCGGCGGTGGGTTCATGAACTGGTCGTTCATGATGTCTGGAAGTGCCAGCTCAAATCCGATGCTCTTTGCGTTCTCGGTGCTGCTGGTGCTTGCGTGGCGTGTGGCAGGGTGGTACGGCATTGACCGTTTCCTTCTCCCGATTCTCGGGACACCATGGCGGCCGGGCCGTGTGTTCCACGCGGAGACATAG
- a CDS encoding ATP-grasp domain-containing protein: MMKVTLVCGGPSSEHEVSINSTKSLFEAIDKTKYDVSVFYITKDLKCTYFKPEKELQIPEDTSTYLPFMEGVEKYLTKTDLAFLAGIHGEFVEDGKLQTILEFFKIRYTGSGPTASAICMDKFRTALIVNTLEEITLPNTSLIDLYGNIPVEDLQYPLIFKPNNMGSSVGLHIINSEEELKKQVQKSRNEKLYRHVLLQEYIRDAMEITCGCLEDREGNMTFIPPVEIIPNKSAFFDYASKYEDGGAIEVSPPKNLDKRVSDIVSELAANIHTLLGCKTYSRSDFLYKDGTLYYMETNTLPGMTKNSLFPKETKAIGMSFPQLVDFLIENA; encoded by the coding sequence ATGATGAAAGTAACCTTAGTGTGCGGCGGTCCATCTTCTGAACATGAAGTATCGATAAACAGCACAAAATCTCTCTTTGAAGCGATCGATAAAACAAAATATGATGTATCTGTTTTTTATATTACGAAAGACTTAAAATGCACGTATTTCAAGCCTGAAAAAGAATTGCAGATTCCTGAGGATACTTCAACTTATCTTCCTTTTATGGAGGGAGTCGAGAAGTATCTCACCAAAACTGATCTGGCATTCCTTGCCGGGATTCACGGTGAATTCGTGGAAGACGGTAAACTGCAAACAATACTTGAATTTTTCAAAATCAGATATACGGGTTCAGGACCGACTGCAAGTGCAATCTGCATGGATAAATTCCGCACTGCACTTATAGTCAATACGCTTGAAGAAATCACGCTTCCCAATACTTCGCTTATTGATCTTTACGGCAACATTCCTGTTGAAGATTTACAGTATCCGCTTATTTTCAAACCCAATAATATGGGTTCAAGTGTCGGCCTTCATATCATTAATTCTGAGGAAGAATTGAAGAAACAGGTACAAAAATCACGAAATGAAAAACTGTATCGACATGTGCTTCTGCAGGAGTATATCAGAGATGCAATGGAAATTACCTGCGGATGTCTGGAAGACCGTGAAGGGAATATGACCTTCATACCCCCTGTAGAAATTATCCCGAATAAATCAGCATTTTTTGATTATGCTTCCAAATACGAAGACGGTGGAGCAATCGAAGTTTCCCCTCCGAAAAACCTGGACAAACGTGTCTCGGACATTGTCTCCGAGCTTGCCGCCAATATCCATACATTACTTGGCTGCAAAACGTACTCACGTTCTGATTTTCTGTATAAGGACGGAACACTTTACTATATGGAAACTAATACACTTCCGGGTATGACCAAAAATTCACTGTTTCCCAAGGAGAC
- a CDS encoding metal ABC transporter permease — protein sequence MQRAFIGGIIIALLLAYFGIFAMLRRSSFFGDAIAHSSLTGVALGILFGVNPLLLSLLYAVLVAFILPVLRKKSDLHTDSLLGIILPVSMAIGVILLSVTPGYQPELMSFLFGSILGISWEYIIFTGVTAIVLFFVARVYHKKLLNIAFDAEYSQLLGIRVGMIDMIYHVALAISIVIGIQLVGIVLVNALLIIPAATSRLFAGSLKSMFVLAPIFSTISVIIGLTGSYLFNVPSGPMIAVVSGLIFLTALIWKNL from the coding sequence ATGCAGCGTGCATTTATCGGAGGCATAATTATTGCCTTGCTGCTTGCATACTTCGGGATTTTTGCCATGCTTCGCCGCTCATCATTTTTCGGTGATGCCATAGCTCATTCTTCCCTAACAGGCGTGGCTTTGGGAATACTGTTCGGGGTGAATCCGCTGCTTCTTTCTCTGCTGTATGCCGTTCTTGTCGCCTTTATCCTCCCTGTTTTGAGGAAAAAGTCCGATCTCCATACTGACAGTCTGCTCGGTATTATCCTACCTGTATCTATGGCAATCGGAGTGATCCTGCTTTCCGTAACTCCAGGCTACCAACCGGAGCTCATGAGCTTTCTATTCGGAAGCATTCTCGGGATAAGTTGGGAGTATATTATTTTCACAGGAGTTACAGCGATAGTACTCTTTTTCGTAGCCAGGGTATACCACAAAAAACTTCTGAATATTGCCTTTGATGCAGAATATTCACAACTTCTCGGAATCCGCGTCGGTATGATTGACATGATCTATCATGTAGCACTCGCAATCTCAATCGTAATCGGTATTCAGCTGGTCGGAATAGTTTTGGTAAATGCACTTCTTATCATTCCTGCAGCAACATCACGATTGTTTGCCGGATCTTTGAAAAGCATGTTTGTTCTTGCACCGATATTTTCGACGATCTCCGTCATAATCGGATTGACGGGTTCATATCTGTTTAACGTTCCGTCAGGTCCAATGATAGCCGTCGTCTCCGGACTTATCTTTTTGACTGCTCTTATTTGGAAAAATCTTTGA